One Bythopirellula goksoeyrii genomic window, GCCGATGAGTATGTTTCTGAAGGTGTTCCGACAATCCGGACGTCTGATATGGATTATCGAGGCAATATAGACTTTGACAATCCGCCACGACTTGAAATAGAAGAACGAGCGAAGCCGCACTTTTGTTTGAAGCGGAATGACTTGCTTGTAACACGCACTGGTGCAACGATAGGAAAGTGTGCTCTATTCGACTCCGAATTAGGGGAAGCTATTGCAAGTGCCTACTTAATTCGATATCGCCTAACAACGTCTACGACGGACCCGAAGTATCTTCTAAACTTCCTAATGTCGCCGCAAGGACAAGAGCGACTGGTAGGCGGTACACAAGCCTCCGCTCAACCTAACATTAATACCAAAGCAATTGCCAGGATTCCCTTGCCGCTCGCACCCTTAGATGAACAACGAGAAATTGTGCGTCGGGTCGACTTCTTGTTGGATTATGCGATCGAGATTGAAGATCGAGTCTCAACTGGAACTAGACGAACCGAAAAGATTGGCCAGTCCGTTCTTGCCAAGGCATTCGCCGGAGAGCTTGTCGAAACCGAAGCCGACCTGGCCCGCCGCGAAGGCCGCGAATTCGAACCGGCTTCCGTTCTGCTGGAGCGCATCGCGGCAGAGCGAGCGGCGGAGAGTAATGGAAGCCCAAGCGGGCGGTCAAACGTAAGAAGAAACGTTAAGAATCTGTCCCAATACCGAAACGACTCTTTCCCTCCCCGGCCCTGAAAGTCCGACCCTCCCAGAGGGAGGATGTTTTAGAATACCCTCCCTCTGGGAGGGTCGCGAGCTATCGAGCGGGGAGGGGATACTGGAATCGGCTCTCCATCTTGGCAAGCACACTAAAACTCAAGAAGAAGTAGTTCACGCTTTCTGACTAGCGCCGAGCATCTAAGTAACTACTGCCAAAGTGGCACAAAAACAGTGTCTAACCTCCAGTCACCTATTCCTTATAATAGGGTTCGCAGCAAGAACTGTGAGTTCTTTGACAACTGAGAATAAGAGTCGAGGGCTGAGAGACGAGAGTCTAGAGCCAGAGACTCGGAAACCGAGAGCGCATCCACAGCGTTGCCGCTAGAGATCCGTCAGTAGGTTTTTGGCGGCCAAATGCTCGCTGGATTTCACTTTTTTGCCCCAAGGAGAAGAATTTTGTTTTCAAAATTATTTGAAAAACTCAATAAAACCAGGGGAAAATCAAGAAAATGGGTTTAGTTTTGTATTTTGTTTTTTAGTTGCCGATAAAAGCAACCCGGTAAGCATGCCGTCGCCGTGCGCAGGATTGCGATAAGTTCGTTCACTTTTCGCAAGTTGCGATCGTCCGGCGGACGCTTCACGGGATAAGTATCTATCTGCTTGCCGAAGTTCACGTGGCCTTTGACTACAACCAAATAATATTGAACAGGAGGAAACCGAGGCAACGGAGAAAAATCGAAAGGAGAGAAGTGCACTAATGTTTTCTAACTAAATTAGCTCCGATCGGTGAGGATGAGTGTTGCGATTTTACACTCTCCCTCCGTTCTCTCAGTTTCCTCCTGTTTCCTATCTTGATTGCGGCTGGGGTGCCTCGCTTTGATCATAAGATTAGTGCAGATGAGAGAAGATTACTAATTCATTAACCGCTGCTGAGTAATCTCAATGGCTTTCAACAAGCCCTGTGCCTTGTTGAGTGTTTCCTGGTACTCCGTTTCCGGCACACTGTCGGCGACGATGCCCGCACCTGCCTGGATGTAGGCTTTGTTATTGTGAATCACCACGGTGCGGAGCGCGATGCAGGTATCCATGTTGCCGGCGAAATCAATGTATCCCACTGCGCCGGCATAGGGACCGCGACGGGTGGGCTCGATCTCGTCGATGATTTCCATGGCTCGCACCTTGGGAGCCCCAGAGACCGTGCCCGCCGGCAAGCAGGCAGCCAGTGCATCAAAGGCATCGCATTCTTCTCGCAACTGACCCGTTACATTCGACGTGATGTGCATCACGTGGCTGTAGCGCTCGATCACCATGACGTCGGAGATCTCGACCGAACCAAACTTCGCCACACGTCCCACATCATTGCGGCCCAGATCGACGAGCATTACATGCTCGGCACACTCTTTGGGGTCTGCCAGCAATTCTTCACCTAGCCGCTGATCTTCAACGTCGTCCTGTCCTCGCTTTCTCGTGCCCGCCAAGGGTCGGACGGTCACCTTGTTATCGACCACACGAACCATGATTTCGGGAGAACTTCCTACGAGTGTTACTTCGGGAGTGCGCAGATAAAACATGAAGGGACTAGGATTCACAACACGCAACGTTCGGTAGAGTTCGAAAGGAGGCGATTGAAATTCGGCTTCCATTCGCTGGCTGATGACTACCTGGAAAATGTCTCCAGCGCGAATGTATTCGACGCATTTTCGCACGGCATCTTCATACTCACTTTGAGTGAAATTCGAGGAGCAATTGAGTGAACTTCCACCGTCGGAGTTTATGTCCGCAAGTTGCAGCGATTCCTGTTGGGATTCCAACCGCTCAACGATCTTGTCAACACGTTTTCCAGCCTTGTCGTAAGCTTGACGAAGCGCCTCGGGATCTTTATTCGATACCTCCGCCAAGGCGAGTACGATAACCGTTTTCTGCACATGATCGAACACAACCAAAGAATCAAAGAGAGCAAACCACAGGTCGGGCAGTTGACGATCATCCTGAGGAGCGTTAGGTAGGTCTTCTACATACCGCACTGTGTCGTACCCTGCATACCCAATGGCACCCCCGATGAACGGTGGCAGCTGCTCCGGATGGGCAACCCTCATGGCATCGACGTGTTCTCGCAGAGCTTCAAAGGGATTCTCTGAAGTGATGGCCTGCGTTTCCCACTCTGGTTCGCCCGCCGAGTTGTCACCTCGGGAAGCAATGGCAACCTGTTTCCCATAGGCCTTGATCCACTTGAATGGATCGCTCGCTACGAAGGAATAGCGTCCCACCTTTTCACCACCAATGACACTTTCGAACAAACATGCCGCATCAGTCAAATCAAGCCGCTGAAAAGCCTGAACGGGTGTTAAGGCGTCACTTAGTAGCCTGCGAAATACGGGGACATAGTCAGCGCTTGCAGCGAGTTGAGAAAAGCGGTCGAATCCAGGTGCGTAACTCATCGTGCCAAGATGTCCTCACAGACGGTGCCAAGAACCTTACATGGATCAATTTGAGAGCCAGCTTATCAGTTGCCTCTACCCCTCACAACTGTCGTTCTGTGAGAGGCTGGAGGGCTCCAACTAATTGATGGGTAAGTACTTAGGTGTTCTACGGTTCTCTTGACACCACCCGTAACACAGCTAGAATCCCCATACTTTAATAGGGGGATTCTCTGACAGACTCTCACCGAGAGCGGCGATGCTCATACCTGGTGGCAGACACGCAAGGATTCTCCTAAGTTCGACCTTGCCCCAGGCGCACACTCTGGAATGATTCCAAAAGAGAGTATACTGCAAGTCAGAGGCTGAATCTGATACCGAATTCTCCTTTAACAAGCCAATTCGTGAGTTGAACTATGCTGAAGTGCCAAAAGTGCGATCGACAAGCTACGTTTCACATAACCGACCTGATTGATGGTAAGCCAAAAGAACTCCATCTGTGTGAAGATTGCGCGCAGAATTTCTTGACTCCTAGCGAAGAAGATACATCGGATGTCATGCCGGCGATGGCAGGCCTATTGGCCCAGCATCTTGCCGTTGGGGAAACTGCCGATCAATTGGCGCGCCTCGACCAGATGCGTTGCCCAGTTTGTTCGATCACTTTTCTCGAGTTCCGTAAGCAGGGGAGGCTCGGCTGTCCCCATGATTATGAATTCTTCGCTGATGAACTTGAGCCTCTTTTGATGAACATCCATGATCAAACTCATCACATTGGGAAGGTTCCCAAGAGATGCCCTAAGGGAGCGGACCAACAAACCCAGCTCATTCGATTACGGCGCGAAATGAAAGAGGCGATTTCTTCCGAAAACTATGAGAGGGCGTCCCAAATTAGAGACGAAATTCGGGCCATCGAAACTCAAGCACAATCCCCTGAAAACGGTGGAGAAAAGGAAGAGTCAGACTAATTACGGCGATTGATATGCCACCCCCGTCAATCTCCCCCTCACAAGCTTAGAGTAATTGGATAGAATTGGGTTAGCCAGAACTGAAATATGAGACGGCTCAACCTAGTGCCTAAGCCGTTGCAGCAATCCTTGACGAGAAGCCAGAAAAAATGGAATTGAACGAACTGACCAATGCGAGCGGCGAATGGCTACGTGGGGCTGGCCCAGAGTCGGATATTGTTATCAGCAGTCGTATTCGGTTAGCCCGCAATCTAGCAGACTTTCCCTTTCTCTCTCGGGCTACAGAGGCTGATCGAGCTGCTATCGAACAGATTTTGCAAGATACGATTTCCAAATTAATCGAGGAGAAGAAACTCGATCCGAACACGTTGTACATCAAGGTCGGTGACATAGACCAACTTGATCGAATGTTTCTCGTAGAAAGACAGCTTATTAGCCGAGAGCTGGCAGATGCGACTGGGGCTCGTTCCGTAGTGATCGATCCCCAGGAAAGATACAGCGTCATGATCAACGAAGAGGATCATGTCCGCCTGCAAGTCATGCAGAGCGGATTGAACCTTCAGGCTGCCTGGGAACAGGTCAATCGTTTGGACGACTTAATCGAAGAGCATGTAGTCTATGCCTTCAGTGACAGGCTGGGGTACCTCACGGCTTGCCCCACCAATGTTGGTACAGGAATCCGCGTGAGCGTCATGCTCCACCTACCTGCCTTGGTGATTACCAGACAGATCGAAAAAGTATTCAAGAGTTTACAAAAGATCAGCCTGGCGGTGCGGGGACTCTATGGAGAAGGCTCCCAAGCGATGGGCGACTTCTATCAAATCAGCAATCAAATCACCTTGGGACTGACCGAAGAGGAATTGATCGCCAAAGTTGCCGATATTGTGCCTGTCCTCATCGATTACGAACGTCAGGCTCGTGACTTTTTGATCCGGGAGAGCCACGAAACCCTCCACGATCGCGTGAGTCGGGCGTTTGGCATTCTGCGCACTGCCCAGACAATTAGCTCAGAGGAAACCATGCACTTGCTTTCGAGTGTGCGGATGGGCCTGAACCTGGGACTTATCAGTGATTTGCAGATTCCTACTATCAACAAACTGTTTGTACATACCCAACCTGCTCATTTACAGAAACTCGCGGGCAACGATCTCGATTCAGCTGCTCGCAATATCGAACGGGCTACTTATTTGCGCCGCCACCTCGATGGGAATAAGCCTAACGGTCCGACCCAGAACTAGTCGATCAGCCTGAGCTATTCCACAACGATACCATCCAAGCCAGGTTCGCTTGGTGGCACTTGAGGATTCATTTTCTCCAGTGCTTCACGCAAGATGCCGCTCACTACCATGTTGCGATACCACTTGCGGTCAGACGGAACGATGTGCCAGGGGGCGTGCTTGGTATTGCACAAAGTCAACGCATCCTCATAAGCTCGTTGATACTCATCCCACAATTTGCGTTCCGCTAAATCTCCCATGCTAAACTTCCAACGTTTCTTGGGATTGTCCAGTCGTGCTTGCAATCTTTCTCGCTGCTCTTCCTTGCTAATATGCAGATAGCACTTGACGATAGTCACCTTGCCTTCAACAAGCAATTGTTCAAATTCATTGATCCGCTCGTAGCGAGACTTCCATTCCTCTTTTGGCACCAAGTTGTGAACACGTACAACCAAAACATCTCCGTAATGCGAGCGATTGAAGATACCTATCTCACCTCTTGGTGGAACCGCTTTGTGAATTCGCCAAAGAAAGTCGTGGTCGAGTTCAGCTTGGCTGGGCTGTTTGAATGAGGTAATGTGGCAGCTCTGAGGGTTGATACCCGTCATTACTGTGCGAATCGTGCCGTCTTTTCCTGCGGTGTCCATTCCCTGAAGAACCAAAAGTAAGGCTCGTTGATTCTCGGCATACAACTTATATGCGAGTTCACCGCTAATGGCCGTGTTTTCTTCGATCTGCTTGGCTGCAGATTTCTTTTTCCAATCTCCCGCGACGAATCTGGCGTCGAAATCTTTGAGATGAATCTTTGTACCAGGTGATACTGTCAGTGGTTGAGACATAGGTTCGTTTCTCACATGCTGATGGAATGGCCGTGATCGTTTAGGAGTCGAGATCTTACCTTGCTGCTTTTCTATTCTAATTCACTTGAAATGATAATGTGTCCCGCTGGTTCAACTTCGATCCGAATCAAATTGGGATGGCAGCAGACGGGACAATCCTCGACATACTCCTGCCTGGTTCCTTGAGAAGGATCGAACGGGATGACAATTTCTTCCCCGCAACTACCACAAATATAGCTCAGATCGTCGTCCATTCTGCTTCTCGCAAGGATTCTAGGGGCCAAGGATTGTGCTAGAATTAAGGATTAAGTGACTTCCACTCCAAAAGCGGGAAACGGCGTGAGCGACCATTCTATCATTTCAAATTTCGTTTCAAACAATCGCAAGGCGCTGGCAGTCATAGTCACCGTCCTGGCGATGTTTGCTCTTGGCATCTCATCCTATCTGACATGGGTTACCTGGAACCAGTCCTCGATTGCTGGCTGTTCGGGCAGTTCCTTGGCAGGCTGTGATGAAGTGCTTGACAGTGTCTGGTCGAAGTGGCTAGGAATTCCTGTCAGTCTATTTGGCTCACTCGTGTATGCCGGGATTCTGACACTCTGCTGGCCAGGTATCTTGCATCCCAGAAGTTGGGCGGCATTGGGTCTCATGGCATTGGCCCTTGTTGCCGCTGGATCTGGTGTCTGGTTCTTTGGAGTACAGTTCCTCCTAATAGGGCACTATTGTTTCTATTGTCTCTCCGTGCATATCTGCGGGCTACTGATCTCGATCGTTGCCTATTTCGCTTTGAACGATTCTGCTCCAGTTCAAGACTACGATCAAATGCGATCCTTGTTGGGTGTCGATTTCGACGCTTCAGAACCAACTGAATCAACAAGACTCACGAACTTTCAACCCTTGATTGCATCTGGAATTGCGGTAGTAGGTTTGCTTTTCCTCATTGGGGGGCAACTGCTTTTCGCACCGTCTACTATGAAATTCGTCGCCAACGTAGACAATGCGAAACTTGTTGATGCACAACAGAAAGATGACATAGAAGAAGCAGAGGACACGCCGGAGTTCACTGTCGAATTGGACTCCGATAGTGAAACTCCCGAAGCCAAATCTCCTGCTCCCACGACCGACGAAACTAGATCGACGTCTCCCGGTAGGTCCAAGCCGCGTTATCTCACTTTGCAATCGTTGGGAAAACGCGTGGAAGTCACCAATGAGCCGACGCTGGGCGATCCGCACGCAGAGCAGGTTTTGGTCGAACTGCTTGACTACACCTGCCCTCATTGCCGAAAGATGCATCCTTATATTCACCAAGCTGCCGAGCGCTATGGAGAGGATATCTGCTTCGCGATCTATCATGTCCCTTTGAGTCGCCACTGCAATCCTCATGTAAAGATGGATCAGAGCTTACATCGCACGGCGTGCGACTACGCGAAACTGGCCATCAGTGTCTGGAAGCTGAATCCGGCAAAGTTCGCTGAGTTTCACAACTACTTAATGGAAGGCGAAAAAGCACCTGCCGTCTACAAGGCACGCAATAAGGCGATGGAACTTGTGGGAAACGAGATACTACTCGACAAATCACTCGAGATTGATGCCAATCGCCGGGTCAAGCAGCATGTCGATGAAATGAAGAAACTCGAAACCGGCTTGCCGGTTCTTGTTTCAGAGAAGGGGGTTATTAAAGGTGTCCCCAACGATGAAACTAAATGGTTCGGGTTCTTCGAGAATACCTTGGGCCTTGAGCCCCAAACTGCTGAAGTTGAATGACCGGCATTTTCGGGTTTTTTCCATTTTCTACGAACCTTGGTAGGGTCGCGCGACTCTCTGGAATTAGTTGCTAAGCAAAAATACTGGCCTCTGACAATTGATATTGCTTGACGGGCCGGTTTCGTGATTATAATGCAACTATGGGTCGTGCGACCGCAGCACGACGGGCCCTAACTGGCCGCCGAGTGTCCTCTGGCAGGGCGCTTAGCCGCCGCAAACTTGTGAGAAAGGAGGTGGTTCTTTGAACGATTATCATATAAGCCAGTGGGGTGGTGCAAACCGTTGACCGCCGGCGGGTTGTCTAACGGAGGCAGCCACCACCTGCTTGTGAGTGCCCGCCTTGCTCACTTCCGAGCTAAGGCCTGTTCTCTAAGCAAAAACTATGAACCCGGTCACCCGAGTGGTGGCCGGGTTTCTTTTTTGATCTCAGCTTGTCTCGCAACATAAGGGACTGGTGTTGAGGGCAGAATCGAAGACGCGCTTCGCTGCGCCGGGGCTCCGCGGCGCGGCTAACGGAGACTCTTGTGCGCGGTTCGGCGAGAGCTGCCGGTTCTTCCAGACGAGTTGCGAAAAGTGAAGGAAGTTATCTCAATCTTGCGCACTGCGACGGCATGCTTGCCGAGTTCCTTTTATCGGTAACTAAAAAACAAAATACAAAACTAAACCCATTTTCTTGATTTTCCCCTGGTTCTATCGAGTTTGTCAAATAATTTTGAAAACAAAACTCTTGTCCTTGGGGACAAAAAGCGGAATCCCTCAAGCATTTGGCCGCCAAAAACCTACCGACGGATCTCTAGCGACGTCGCTGCTAGTGCGCTCTCTGCTCTCAACTCATTTTCTCTATTTTCAATGATCGTGTGCTATGGAGTGCAACGGACATTATAAGAAAATGGTGACTGGAGGTTAGAGATTAGTTTTGGCCATCGAGTAGATTTCGCGGGGCAGTCATCTCGCTTGTCAATCATAAGATTCACAGGCTGTAAGCCTGCGTCACGGCATAGTTCAGATGTCATGCGCCTGTGGGGATTGGTATACCATCCCGCCATTAGGCGACAAAGGGCTGGATTTCGCAGAAATTGGTAGGAATTCGGCACTGGTCGTGTTAATATCGGACCAATCCAGTGCTGCTGGAGGCTCAACACTAATCGCCAGTTCTCACACGACGTGACTGATGCTTCACACCCGGAGTTCTCGCAGCGAACAGCCCACACTCAGATTTTCACCATTGGTCGTTGGCCGCACGGGAGGCGGTTCACGCCACTTCAATCGTTTCCCCCCAAGAAATAGCAGGAAGATTGCACCATGAATCACCACCACTCGTACGTCGCCATTGGGATCCTCATCTGTTCGCTCTTCACTTTTAGTGTCGCTCTGGCTCGAGGCCAGTCGGCCTACTTCTCGCTGGAGGGCGACATCAATGTGCCGCTTGACGAGTACGATGCGTTGTTCGATCTGACGCGCACTGTCGGCAGCGGCGAGGACCTGCGGTTCCGCGCTTATACGCAGGTGGGCGGAGTGAACAGCGCGGGTGATGTGATCCCCAGTTCGGGCTTCGACGCGCAACTATCTTTGTTCGATAGTGCCAACGCGCTCCGCGGACAGGATCGTACGTCTGCTGGTCCAGACGCACTGCTGTCTTGGCCAGGCATCACGGTCGTCGGGACCCCACTGAACCCCAACCCGCTCCCGGCGGACAATTACCGTCTGAACCTTCTTGCCGGCCCATCCGGACCACCGGTGGGCCCGTTTGCGGTGGATCTGATCGGCCCGGCGGACGCGATTGTTTTCACAGGCGGCACGCCTATCAATAACGCAACGCTTACTTCGCTGAAATTCGGCAGCACGGGAGGCGGAACGGCGACTTACCGGCTCGCGGCAGACGCGAACAACACGGGTACCCTCGAATCACAAGCCGGTGGAGTGATCGAGGGGAACGGCGCCAACGGGTTGGGATTCAGTACTGGAGCCCAAGGGCGTAAAATCACTTCATCTAGTGAACTCCTGTCAAGTGTTGGTTCTCTTTGGAATCTGAGAGGCGGCACGGGAGGGCAATTTGCTGCTGGTGGAAGGGGTGGGGCAATCGTCGTGGAGGGTGGGATTGCCGTACTCGGGGGGGATGGGGACCTGCGAGGTGGAACACAAGGTCCCGGATCTTCTTCCTCGGCAGGAGGAGTGGGGGGGTCGATCAGTCTATCAAACAGCGACGTTACGATCTCGGGCGCATTTGACCTCAGTGGGAGCCGTTTCAGTGCGGGAGGATCCGTTTCGGTCGCCACCGGCACGGCCGTTTTGTCGGGCGACTTTGTTCAGGTCGGTGGTGTCGGAACCCAGCAAAGAGAGGCCGGCGTGGGCGGATCGCTGACGGTCTCTGGTGGAACCGTCGATCTGTCCGGCACCTTCGACTTGACGGGTGGCCGGGGTGGGAATGCCGGAGCTACCGGAGGGGATGCGGCCCAGGGGGGAAATGTCTCTATCTCTGGAGGGCTCGCCACCCTTACCGGGTCCGTCACTCTCGATGGGGGTGTGGGTGGCAATGCGAACACTACCGGAGGCGATGGCGGGCGAGGCGGAACCGTGTCGGTCTCTGCCGGTGAGTTCCTATTGCATGGAGGAAACATCTCCCTGGCTGGTGGTGTTGGCGGCAGCGCAATTTTCCCCGGCACTACCGGCGCCAACGGCAGCGTCAATGTCACCGGCGGCACGTTCTCGCTAAATAGTGGGGAGATCCTGGGTCGAACCGGAGCTGCCTCGGCCGATCCACTCACGCTTAGCAACGCCTCGCTGAATGTTTCGGATACGGGCTTAGTCCAGGTCCTGAATGACGTGACGATGAGCAACGGCGCAGCGCTCAACGTGACAGCGGGCGGTCTCGTCGACGCTACGCCGGCACAGGCTGCGGCCGGCGTGGCCGGGACCAGCGGCAAAACGCTGAAATCTAACGGCCAGATCACCAACACCGACGGTTCGATCCGCTACGACGGCGGCGACGGCGGACTCATCCCCCCCGGCCTTTTCAACTCCGGTGGGATTGGCGGCGACGGCGGGATGCTCACTGCGACCGGCGGCGGCATCACACTCGGCGGGATCGGCTCGATGAGCTTCGACGGCGGTGACG contains:
- a CDS encoding beta strand repeat-containing protein — protein: MNHHHSYVAIGILICSLFTFSVALARGQSAYFSLEGDINVPLDEYDALFDLTRTVGSGEDLRFRAYTQVGGVNSAGDVIPSSGFDAQLSLFDSANALRGQDRTSAGPDALLSWPGITVVGTPLNPNPLPADNYRLNLLAGPSGPPVGPFAVDLIGPADAIVFTGGTPINNATLTSLKFGSTGGGTATYRLAADANNTGTLESQAGGVIEGNGANGLGFSTGAQGRKITSSSELLSSVGSLWNLRGGTGGQFAAGGRGGAIVVEGGIAVLGGDGDLRGGTQGPGSSSSAGGVGGSISLSNSDVTISGAFDLSGSRFSAGGSVSVATGTAVLSGDFVQVGGVGTQQREAGVGGSLTVSGGTVDLSGTFDLTGGRGGNAGATGGDAAQGGNVSISGGLATLTGSVTLDGGVGGNANTTGGDGGRGGTVSVSAGEFLLHGGNISLAGGVGGSAIFPGTTGANGSVNVTGGTFSLNSGEILGRTGAASADPLTLSNASLNVSDTGLVQVLNDVTMSNGAALNVTAGGLVDATPAQAAAGVAGTSGKTLKSNGQITNTDGSIRYDGGDGGLIPPGLFNSGGIGGDGGMLTATGGGITLGGIGSMSFDGGDGGGLGACCDNYGGTGGAGGTLNLSSTTVILDAQSSLKANGGDGGGGDTFGDGIGGLGGTIQLNSGSITQNGSSVVLLNGGNAGLGSGSPGNVGGDGGTLNVLGGSYTITDSATLDLRGGLGTGGNADGAHGLIDVTSGTFAMNGGDVFAGTIQHPGTGNFDFNGGTLTAETFNGVLVQDGGTLLIGGSPGTMTVSQDYMINAGSVEIELFAGGVTPTAGVDFDQLTADTATLGGSLELVIDSGYSPSLGHMFPILTTTGGVTGTFANVNGAYLGAGLGFDVQYNANDVTLEVINVLLGDFDVDGDVDGRDFLVWQRDPSIGNLTDWQANYGMVAPLSANAAAVPEPSGLLLLGWLLVCGWWGGRNALCCAPHRG
- a CDS encoding polyphosphate kinase 2 family protein, which encodes MSQPLTVSPGTKIHLKDFDARFVAGDWKKKSAAKQIEENTAISGELAYKLYAENQRALLLVLQGMDTAGKDGTIRTVMTGINPQSCHITSFKQPSQAELDHDFLWRIHKAVPPRGEIGIFNRSHYGDVLVVRVHNLVPKEEWKSRYERINEFEQLLVEGKVTIVKCYLHISKEEQRERLQARLDNPKKRWKFSMGDLAERKLWDEYQRAYEDALTLCNTKHAPWHIVPSDRKWYRNMVVSGILREALEKMNPQVPPSEPGLDGIVVE
- a CDS encoding protein arginine kinase, which encodes MELNELTNASGEWLRGAGPESDIVISSRIRLARNLADFPFLSRATEADRAAIEQILQDTISKLIEEKKLDPNTLYIKVGDIDQLDRMFLVERQLISRELADATGARSVVIDPQERYSVMINEEDHVRLQVMQSGLNLQAAWEQVNRLDDLIEEHVVYAFSDRLGYLTACPTNVGTGIRVSVMLHLPALVITRQIEKVFKSLQKISLAVRGLYGEGSQAMGDFYQISNQITLGLTEEELIAKVADIVPVLIDYERQARDFLIRESHETLHDRVSRAFGILRTAQTISSEETMHLLSSVRMGLNLGLISDLQIPTINKLFVHTQPAHLQKLAGNDLDSAARNIERATYLRRHLDGNKPNGPTQN
- a CDS encoding vitamin K epoxide reductase family protein, which translates into the protein MSDHSIISNFVSNNRKALAVIVTVLAMFALGISSYLTWVTWNQSSIAGCSGSSLAGCDEVLDSVWSKWLGIPVSLFGSLVYAGILTLCWPGILHPRSWAALGLMALALVAAGSGVWFFGVQFLLIGHYCFYCLSVHICGLLISIVAYFALNDSAPVQDYDQMRSLLGVDFDASEPTESTRLTNFQPLIASGIAVVGLLFLIGGQLLFAPSTMKFVANVDNAKLVDAQQKDDIEEAEDTPEFTVELDSDSETPEAKSPAPTTDETRSTSPGRSKPRYLTLQSLGKRVEVTNEPTLGDPHAEQVLVELLDYTCPHCRKMHPYIHQAAERYGEDICFAIYHVPLSRHCNPHVKMDQSLHRTACDYAKLAISVWKLNPAKFAEFHNYLMEGEKAPAVYKARNKAMELVGNEILLDKSLEIDANRRVKQHVDEMKKLETGLPVLVSEKGVIKGVPNDETKWFGFFENTLGLEPQTAEVE
- the trpE gene encoding anthranilate synthase component I, producing the protein MSYAPGFDRFSQLAASADYVPVFRRLLSDALTPVQAFQRLDLTDAACLFESVIGGEKVGRYSFVASDPFKWIKAYGKQVAIASRGDNSAGEPEWETQAITSENPFEALREHVDAMRVAHPEQLPPFIGGAIGYAGYDTVRYVEDLPNAPQDDRQLPDLWFALFDSLVVFDHVQKTVIVLALAEVSNKDPEALRQAYDKAGKRVDKIVERLESQQESLQLADINSDGGSSLNCSSNFTQSEYEDAVRKCVEYIRAGDIFQVVISQRMEAEFQSPPFELYRTLRVVNPSPFMFYLRTPEVTLVGSSPEIMVRVVDNKVTVRPLAGTRKRGQDDVEDQRLGEELLADPKECAEHVMLVDLGRNDVGRVAKFGSVEISDVMVIERYSHVMHITSNVTGQLREECDAFDALAACLPAGTVSGAPKVRAMEIIDEIEPTRRGPYAGAVGYIDFAGNMDTCIALRTVVIHNNKAYIQAGAGIVADSVPETEYQETLNKAQGLLKAIEITQQRLMN
- a CDS encoding CPXCG motif-containing cysteine-rich protein — its product is MDDDLSYICGSCGEEIVIPFDPSQGTRQEYVEDCPVCCHPNLIRIEVEPAGHIIISSELE
- a CDS encoding UvrB/UvrC motif-containing protein gives rise to the protein MNIHDQTHHIGKVPKRCPKGADQQTQLIRLRREMKEAISSENYERASQIRDEIRAIETQAQSPENGGEKEESD